A single Microbaculum marinisediminis DNA region contains:
- a CDS encoding cold-shock protein, producing MKTGSVKFYNTSRGYGFIQPEDGSPDVFIHATALEDAGLRGLAEGQKLSFDVKTDPRSGKTAASNVQMVA from the coding sequence ATGAAAACGGGTTCCGTGAAATTCTACAACACGTCTCGCGGTTACGGCTTCATTCAGCCGGAAGATGGCTCGCCGGATGTCTTTATCCATGCGACCGCGCTTGAAGACGCGGGCCTGCGTGGCCTGGCTGAAGGTCAGAAGCTCAGCTTCGATGTGAAGACTGATCCGCGTAGCGGAAAGACCGCGGCCAGCAACGTGCAAATGGTTGCCTGA
- a CDS encoding transglutaminase-like domain-containing protein: MLIRYGYEISITCAGPTPLVCLLGVHPERAVDVRSAEQMVTQPEVATTTYWDLYGNLCRRLVAPPGDFSLSGDGTIEDHGNPDPICWDAAEIPVADLPDDCLIYLMGSRYCETDRLSQIAWDIFEHVSPGWGRVQAICDFVNQHISFDYMSARATRTAFEAYQEGIGVCRDYAHLAIAFCRCMNIPARYVNGYLGDIGVPVLDPMDFSAWIEVYLGGRWMTFDPRNNVPRIGRIVVARGRDAVDTPLINSFGQHVLNSFRVWTYDVDNVPPSFASC; this comes from the coding sequence ATGCTGATCCGATACGGCTATGAAATCTCCATAACCTGCGCCGGACCAACGCCTTTGGTGTGTCTTTTAGGGGTGCATCCCGAAAGGGCTGTCGACGTCCGATCGGCGGAGCAGATGGTCACGCAGCCGGAGGTCGCGACCACCACATACTGGGATTTGTACGGCAATCTCTGCCGCCGCCTCGTGGCGCCGCCCGGCGATTTCTCTCTCTCGGGGGATGGCACGATCGAAGATCACGGGAACCCCGACCCAATCTGTTGGGATGCGGCCGAAATTCCTGTTGCCGATTTGCCGGACGACTGCCTCATCTATCTGATGGGCAGCCGGTACTGCGAGACGGACAGGCTAAGCCAGATAGCCTGGGACATCTTCGAACACGTCAGCCCTGGCTGGGGCCGTGTGCAAGCAATCTGTGATTTTGTGAACCAGCATATAAGCTTCGACTACATGAGCGCCCGCGCCACCCGGACGGCGTTCGAGGCCTATCAAGAGGGCATCGGCGTATGCCGCGACTACGCGCATCTCGCCATCGCGTTCTGCCGCTGCATGAACATCCCGGCGCGCTACGTTAACGGGTATCTCGGCGACATCGGCGTCCCCGTCCTCGACCCGATGGACTTCAGCGCGTGGATCGAGGTGTATCTCGGCGGCCGTTGGATGACGTTTGATCCCCGCAATAATGTGCCGCGCATTGGACGTATCGTCGTGGCGCGGGGGCGCGACGCCGTGGACACGCCGCTGATAAATTCATTCGGCCAACATGTCCTGAATTCATTCCGCGTGTGGACATACGATGTCGATAATGTCCCTCCGTCATTCGCAAGTTGTTGA
- a CDS encoding DUF2147 domain-containing protein yields the protein MRMISFAYAVLIALLCTTAAGAESQTPVGTWLHANRRIQVEIYPCGNVLCGRIVWFKWPNDAQGVPLVDLKNRNPALRSRPLLGLTVLRGLRRAGQNTWTDGRIYNPDDGVDYQAEMSMRDDNTLRLRAYVLLRTLGKTLIWTRVG from the coding sequence ATGCGTATGATTTCATTTGCTTATGCCGTGCTTATCGCGTTGCTCTGCACGACGGCGGCCGGCGCAGAAAGCCAGACGCCTGTTGGCACCTGGCTTCACGCCAACAGGCGCATCCAGGTCGAGATTTATCCGTGTGGCAACGTACTGTGCGGGAGGATCGTTTGGTTCAAATGGCCGAACGACGCTCAAGGCGTGCCGTTAGTTGATTTGAAGAACAGAAATCCAGCGCTACGTTCACGGCCCCTCTTGGGACTTACCGTCCTTCGGGGCCTTCGTCGCGCCGGTCAGAACACATGGACCGATGGCAGAATCTACAACCCGGACGATGGCGTGGACTACCAGGCGGAGATGTCGATGCGGGACGACAATACGCTGCGCTTGCGCGCCTATGTGCTCCTCCGCACATTGGGGAAGACTCTGATCTGGACGCGGGTTGGCTGA